The Sulfurospirillum sp. UCH001 genome segment TTATTGAACCTACGCAAGCAGTACGTGATCTTAAAGTAAAGCTCAAACTCTCACCTATTCATAAAGTCTTAGAGGGCAAAAAAATCGTTGTCATCGATGATAGTATTGTAAGAGGTACAACATCACGACAGATTGTTAAAATGCTTAAACGTGCTGGTGCTGCTGAAGTACATATGCGTATTGCAGCTCCTACAATCGAACATCCTTGTTTATATGGAATTGATACACCAAGCTATAAAGAGCTTATTAGTGCTAATAAAAACGTTGAAGAAGTCAGAGAATACATTGAAGCAGATTCGCTCGCATTCTTAAGTATTGATGCGCTTAAAGAGAGCATTGGGAATGATATGAACTATTCATTGGTTAGTTTTGATGGAAACTATTTCATTAAATAATGCGCGAGATTTTAACCGCAGGACGGTATTTTAGGAGAAAATTTGGGGAAAATGTCTATAAAATCCCCATTTCTATCTCTGGATTTACCTGCCCAAATATTGATGGAACCGTAGCTCGTGGGGGTTGTGTTTTTTGTGAGAACGAATCATTCAGTCCCAATTTAGAGCATAATCAACCTAAACGATTCTTTCTCAATCCAACATCTGAAAATCCTTATTTGAATTTTCAACTTATCCAGCTTGAAGCCCAATACAAAAAAACAAAAGCTGTACTCACTAAGAAATTTGGTGCGAAAAAATTTATTATTTATTTTCAATCCTTTACCAATACCTATGCACCATTGGACACACTCAAAGCACTTTATACAAAAGCATTAAGCTTCGAGGGTGTTGTTGGACTGAGTATTGGTACGCGTACAGATAGTATTACCGAAGAAGTCATTACTTATTTGGCTGAACTTTCTAAAGAGCGTGAGATATGGGTAGAGTATGGTATACAATCTTCTTCCGATGAAACATTAAAACGAATTAACCGTGGGCATGATAGTAGTAATATTGAAAAATATATCAATTTAACACATCAATATGGGTTAAAGATGTGTGCGCATGTTATTTTTGGACTTCCTGGTGAAACACCTCAGATGGCGTTAGAGAGTGTTAAATTTGCACTGAGACTGGGTGTGCATTCTTTTAAATTTCATCCACTGTATGTTGTGAAACGTACTGCATTAGCAAATGATTTCAACCGAGGGGAGTTCACTCCTATCTCTGAAGAGTGTTATATTCAAACATTGATTGAGGCAATTAAACTCTTACCTGAAGATGTTATGCTACAACGTGTTAGTGCAGGCATTGAAGATGATACACTTCTCTCACCAGCATGGTGCTATACCAAACATCAACAGATGTTTAATATCCGTGAAGCGCTCAAAAAAGAGGGATTGGCTTACTAATTTATATTAGTGACAAAAAAGCTCGTAGCGTGTGTACGGTTTAGCGTAAGAAGATGGATAGCGCATAAAAATAGTAAAGTTGCGCATTTCTCCCGTATGTAAGTTTTCTGCAATCACAAACTCTTTAGTGGTTTCAACGGTAGGGCTTTTCTCCCCCCAATTAAAAAGATTGTCTAATGCAGATTTTGGAACAAATATGGCAGAGTCTGCTCCAATTTTCTCAAGCGAATCATTGGCTATTTTGACTTCTAAAACGCACTGTCCTATTTTAAAATTCCCAATATTGCGTATTTGTCCTGAAATAGAAAAAGATTCATTGATGAGGACTTTTTTTTGGACAACATTCTCAAGGCGAGCAATTTTTGTGTATTTATCGATTCCGTAAATAGTAAAAATAGCAAAAATGGTCATAATAAAAAGTGTTGCAAGAATTGGAGCTAGAAGAGAACTTTTACCATCATGATTACGAACACTCAAGACAATAATTAAAATAGTAAGTAAGCCAATAACAATAACAGCAAACCAATGGAGTATTGTAAAATAGGTCAATAGAGCTCCTTTAGTAGCATTCCGCTTTCAGCGTTGCATTTACATCGCCGTTGTATCTAAAATCTTCAAAGACACTTTGAAAGTCTAAAGAGCCTTCTTTAGGGAGATTTTCTTTAACGAATATCGACTGATTGGCAATCGGCTTTAGTTTATTAATAAAGGCTTTCAACCCTTGTGTAGCAACTTGTTTGTAAACAAAAGTTTGAACCAAACAGATAGTGAAATCTTTTTGAGAAGCGTTGTATATAGTTCCTTCAACGATTAACGAATCAGAAAACGTTAATTTTTTAACCATATTGACTTCTGTTGTTGTTGGTCGTATCGTTTCACCCAATTTGATTTTAATAAAAAAAGGTGAAACGACTAATAAAATCAGTGCAAATATGATCAGTAGAAGCGAGGCTACTGCTGAGCGTTTAGCAATAAGACTTGCTAATATAATGAGCACTAAGAAGGTAAAAATGAGCCAGCCAAATGCCAAATAATCATATAGACCAAAATGTTTTATATAGGTCAATAGTGATAATTTGATGGCATCAGTGTTCATTGCGGCTATTTTTCTCCTCTATACCACTTAAACCAAAGCGTCTTTCAAGTTCTTTAGAAATGAGTGATGGATGAATGTTCTTTGCACCTAATGCAACAAGAGCATGGAACATAAGATCAGCAGCTTCGTAAATAATTTCTTTATTATCGTTATCTTTGCATGCAAAACAAAATTCTCCAGCTTCTTCAACCACTTTTTTTAAAATGCTATTATCACCTTTTTGAAGTAAAGAGGCAACATAGGAGCTTTTCGGATCTGCATGTTTACGTTCTTGAATAATATGATAAATTTTATCACTAATGGAGTATGCAGGGATATCTTTAGCAGATTCCTTAGGAGCTTCTTCAACATCAATACGGTTAAAAAAGCATGAGCTTCGTCCTGTATGGCATGCAACGCCTTCTTGTTCAACTTTAAGAAGCAAGGTATCACTATCGCAGTCGAGATAAGCCTCTTTTACATGTTGAATATGCCCACTGGTTTCACCTTTTTTCCAAAGGCTTTCACGACTTCTAGAATAGTAGTGTGCAAGACCTGTTTGCAGAGTCAAAGAGAGCGCTTCTTCGTTCATATAAGCCAACATTAGCACTTCTCCACTCTTTGCATCCTGTGCAATGACAGGAAGCAAAGGTGTTTTATTCCAATTGATAGAATTTAAAAGTGAAGAACTCATTTGGCTACACTAACTGCTTTTTGGCTATCTTTAGTATCTACCCAGATATTTGGGACTGCCCCGCCAGGTGTTAGGAAAATCTTTGCATCTTTGTTTTCACGAAGAGCTTCGTTGAATTTACCTTGAACTTCGATTTGACGTAAGTTCAGAAGAGATCCTGAAATACTTTCAGAGATTTTTTTATTCGCATATGCTTCAGCATCAGCTTCGATTTTTACAGCATTAGCTTGACCTTGAGCATTAATCTCTCTAGCTTTAGCTTGACCCTCAGCTTCTGCAGCACGTTTTAAAGCTTCTTGATTTGCTTTTTCAACTTCATACTTTGTACGCTCAACTTCTTGTCGTGCTACTTGAACACGCTCAATTTGCTCTTTAATTTTGACAGGAAGCACAATTTCACGAAGTTGTACAGTAAGAAGTTCAACAGGTTGACCTGGTTGTGCATCAATGGCTTTACGAATACCTTCTTCGATGTTTACTGCAATTTCATTACGTTTTTGTGGAAGTTCTTCAGCGTTAAATTTACCAACAACACTACGTGTGACATCACGAACAACAGGGTTAATGATTTTATCTTCCCATGACATACCCCATGTTGCAATCGTTTGAGGTGCCGTTGCAGGTTCTAGTTTGTATTGAACGGTGAGTTCGATGGACACAGGTAAACCTCTTGCATCAAGAACCGAGATAGCTGCATTACGTTTAATGCCAGAACCTCTTTGAATCACTTCACCCAAATCTTCGCTTGAGGAGTAGTTCATAATGCGTACTTTTGTATCAACAATAAAGACTTGTTGAATAAAAGGAATAAAAAGGTGGAAACCTGGCTCCATCGGTGTTGGTTGAAACTTACCAGTGGTTGCTTTAATACCCATCTCTCCTGAGTTAATAATCACAAAAGGTTTTGCGATAACTGCAATAACAACAATGGCAATGAGCACATACAATAAGCCTGCCTTTTTACCAAGGTTTTTCATAAAATCAGGAGGATCCATATTGAAAGGTGTGCGATTGTCGTTATCGTTTCCACCGTTATTTCCACTTCCTCCACTGTTTTTCTTTTTAAAATAATCGTTCAAATCTGCTGGCATAATTTTCCTTCGGTTCAATTTTAATACGGTTTTTGAGCAAAGCCAAAAACCTACGCGCCACTAGGGCTTAAATATACGTTAACAAGTGTTTATATTTTGGGTTACGTCCATAAACAACATCAAAATAAGCATCTTGAAGTTGTTTTGTAATAGGTCCTCGTTTACCATCGCCGATGATGTAATTGTCAATATCTTTGATAGGTGTGACTTCTGCTGCTGTTCCTGTAAAGAAAGACTCATCCGCAATATAGGCTTCATCACGCGTAATGCGTCTGCGCTCAATTGGGATACCTGCTTCACGTGCAAGATCTAAAACAGTTGCTTGTGTAATACTCTCAAGTGAAGTGTCATTTGGAGGTGTAATTAAAACGCCGTTTCTAACGATAAAGAAACACTCACCACTTCCTTCTGCGATAAAACCTTCATCATCAAGCAATAATGCTTCTTCATAACCTGCTTCAAGTGCTTCATATTTTGCCATTTGAGAGTTCAGGTAATTTGCTGCCGCTTTTGCTTTACCCATAGTTGAACTTACAGGATTACGTGTGAATGAAGAAATTTTAACGCGAATACCGTTTTCTAACCCCTCATCACCAAGATAGCTTCCCCACTGCCATGCAGCAATGGCTGTATTAACAGGTGCCTTAACATGATTAAGCCCCATAATGCCATATCCAAGGTAGATTAAAGGTCTAATGTAAACGTTTGATGTAAAATCATTGGATTTCAATAATTCAATATGTGCAGCCTCAAGCTCTTCTAGTGTATAGTTCGCTTTTATGCGTGTAATTTTAGCAGAATTGAGTAAACGTTTTGTATGTTCTCTAAGCTTAAAAATTGCCAAACCATTTTCTGTCATATATGCACGAGTACCTTCAAAAACACCGTTACCATAATGAAGTGTATGGGTCAAGATATGTACTTTTGCATCATCCCATGCAACGAGCTTGCCGTCCATCCAAATGTATTTTGCTTTATCCATTGTTCTACCTTCTTAAAAGTCGTTTTCTAAAGAGATACTATGTTAGCCAAAAATTAATTAAAGATAGTTTTAGTATGAAAAGTTGCGTTATACTTCAATTTGAACACGTCTTTAAAGCAAAGCTCTAAAGACTACGTTAACACTGGGTTCTCTTCGGCAGAGTGCCCACGCACCTTTGGTACTTTGAATGACAAAACAAGGAGTAAACATCATGAAAGCAAAACTATATTTCGGTTCTATATGCAAAGATAAAGAAGAGCAAAAAGAGGTACGCTCACCTTATGATGGGCGCGTGGTTTCAAGGTTTAGCGTGAGTAATGAAGATGATGCACGTGAAATACTTCATATAGCGCGTAAAGCATCGTCACAGACAAAATTGGTTCCTATGCATCAGCGTGTCAGTTGGCTTTTGGATGTCGCACAAAAATTAGAATCAATGCGTGCAAAAATGGCACTTTGTATAACAGAAGAAGTAGGAAAACCGATTACATTTTCTCGCATTGAGGTGGATCGTTGCATTGAAACCATCAGACTCTCCGCGAATGCAATAACACATGTTAATGGTGAAACGTTTGATACAACAGCAATGCCAAGCGGTAAAAAAAGTCTAGCTTTCTATAAACGAGAAGCTGTTGGCGTTGTTCTTGCTATTACGCCATTTAACTTCCCACTCAATCTTGTAGCCCATAAAATCGCACCAGCCCTTGTTGCTGGCAATGCGGTTATTTTAAAACCAACATCTCAAGCGCCACGCACAGCGTATGAGTTCGTAAAATTTTTCATCGAAAGCCCTTATGCCCCCAAAGATGCTCTAAGCCTTATTTACAGTGGTGAAGGTGTCAATGAAACGTTGATAACCAGTGATATACCTCGTGTCATTAGTTTTACAGGCAGTGTAGGGGTAGGGCAAGAAATTATGCAAAAAGCAGGGATTAAAAAAGTGGCATTGGAACTTGGCGGAAATGCAGCGACGTATATTGATGCTTCAGCCAATATTGCTCTTGCTGCCAAACGGTGCGCAGTAGGTGCATTTATAAATTCTGGACAGGTATGTATCTCTTTACAACGCATCTATGTACATGAAAGCATTTATGACAGCTTTGCAAAAGCCCTTGTAGAAGAGACAAAAAGCTTACAGGTAGGTTCTCCGTATGATGAGCAAACCTTTATTGGTCCTATGGTCAATGAAGCGGCTGTAGAAAAAGCCAAAAGATGGGTTCAGAGTGCTATGAACGAAGGTGCAAAGCTTCTTTGTGGCGCAAAATTTAAGGATTTGATGTTTGAGCCAACGATTATGGCTGATGTCACCGACGCCATGCAAATTGTATGTGAAGAGGTCTTCGCGCCTATTGTTTCGTTGATAAAAGTCGCTCATTATGAAGAAGCCAAAGAGAAGATGAATGCATCAATGTATGGGCTTCAGTATTCAATTTTTTGTAATGATCTCTCTATGGCACAAAGAGCGATTGATGAGTTAGAAGCAGGTGGTATTGTCATCAATGACATTCCAACGCTCAGATTCGACTTACAGCCTTATGGTGGTATCAAACAAAGTGGTATCGGTAAAGAAGGACCTTATTTTGCGCTTCTTGATGATTATACTCAGATAAAATCTGTGGTAATATGCTAAAAAATATCAATAAAGGAATCCCTATGTTAAAAATTGGCGATCAAGCACCGTTACTCACACTTCCAAATCAAGACAATGTGGAAATTTCACTTAGAGATTTAGAAGGTAAATGGGTAGTATTGTATTTTTACCCAAAAGACAGTACTCCTGGATGTACCACTGAAGCATGCGATTTTACAGCGGCATTGCCAGCA includes the following:
- a CDS encoding TIGR01212 family radical SAM protein (This family includes YhcC from E. coli K-12, an uncharacterized radical SAM protein.), with the protein product MREILTAGRYFRRKFGENVYKIPISISGFTCPNIDGTVARGGCVFCENESFSPNLEHNQPKRFFLNPTSENPYLNFQLIQLEAQYKKTKAVLTKKFGAKKFIIYFQSFTNTYAPLDTLKALYTKALSFEGVVGLSIGTRTDSITEEVITYLAELSKEREIWVEYGIQSSSDETLKRINRGHDSSNIEKYINLTHQYGLKMCAHVIFGLPGETPQMALESVKFALRLGVHSFKFHPLYVVKRTALANDFNRGEFTPISEECYIQTLIEAIKLLPEDVMLQRVSAGIEDDTLLSPAWCYTKHQQMFNIREALKKEGLAY
- a CDS encoding DUF2393 family protein, which encodes MTYFTILHWFAVIVIGLLTILIIVLSVRNHDGKSSLLAPILATLFIMTIFAIFTIYGIDKYTKIARLENVVQKKVLINESFSISGQIRNIGNFKIGQCVLEVKIANDSLEKIGADSAIFVPKSALDNLFNWGEKSPTVETTKEFVIAENLHTGEMRNFTIFMRYPSSYAKPYTRYELFCH
- a CDS encoding DUF2393 family protein, with translation MNTDAIKLSLLTYIKHFGLYDYLAFGWLIFTFLVLIILASLIAKRSAVASLLLIIFALILLVVSPFFIKIKLGETIRPTTTEVNMVKKLTFSDSLIVEGTIYNASQKDFTICLVQTFVYKQVATQGLKAFINKLKPIANQSIFVKENLPKEGSLDFQSVFEDFRYNGDVNATLKAECY
- the hisIE gene encoding bifunctional phosphoribosyl-AMP cyclohydrolase/phosphoribosyl-ATP diphosphatase HisIE, with the translated sequence MSSSLLNSINWNKTPLLPVIAQDAKSGEVLMLAYMNEEALSLTLQTGLAHYYSRSRESLWKKGETSGHIQHVKEAYLDCDSDTLLLKVEQEGVACHTGRSSCFFNRIDVEEAPKESAKDIPAYSISDKIYHIIQERKHADPKSSYVASLLQKGDNSILKKVVEEAGEFCFACKDNDNKEIIYEAADLMFHALVALGAKNIHPSLISKELERRFGLSGIEEKNSRNEH
- a CDS encoding SPFH domain-containing protein, translated to MPADLNDYFKKKNSGGSGNNGGNDNDNRTPFNMDPPDFMKNLGKKAGLLYVLIAIVVIAVIAKPFVIINSGEMGIKATTGKFQPTPMEPGFHLFIPFIQQVFIVDTKVRIMNYSSSEDLGEVIQRGSGIKRNAAISVLDARGLPVSIELTVQYKLEPATAPQTIATWGMSWEDKIINPVVRDVTRSVVGKFNAEELPQKRNEIAVNIEEGIRKAIDAQPGQPVELLTVQLREIVLPVKIKEQIERVQVARQEVERTKYEVEKANQEALKRAAEAEGQAKAREINAQGQANAVKIEADAEAYANKKISESISGSLLNLRQIEVQGKFNEALRENKDAKIFLTPGGAVPNIWVDTKDSQKAVSVAK
- a CDS encoding branched-chain amino acid transaminase, with the protein product MDKAKYIWMDGKLVAWDDAKVHILTHTLHYGNGVFEGTRAYMTENGLAIFKLREHTKRLLNSAKITRIKANYTLEELEAAHIELLKSNDFTSNVYIRPLIYLGYGIMGLNHVKAPVNTAIAAWQWGSYLGDEGLENGIRVKISSFTRNPVSSTMGKAKAAANYLNSQMAKYEALEAGYEEALLLDDEGFIAEGSGECFFIVRNGVLITPPNDTSLESITQATVLDLAREAGIPIERRRITRDEAYIADESFFTGTAAEVTPIKDIDNYIIGDGKRGPITKQLQDAYFDVVYGRNPKYKHLLTYI
- a CDS encoding aldehyde dehydrogenase family protein, producing the protein MKAKLYFGSICKDKEEQKEVRSPYDGRVVSRFSVSNEDDAREILHIARKASSQTKLVPMHQRVSWLLDVAQKLESMRAKMALCITEEVGKPITFSRIEVDRCIETIRLSANAITHVNGETFDTTAMPSGKKSLAFYKREAVGVVLAITPFNFPLNLVAHKIAPALVAGNAVILKPTSQAPRTAYEFVKFFIESPYAPKDALSLIYSGEGVNETLITSDIPRVISFTGSVGVGQEIMQKAGIKKVALELGGNAATYIDASANIALAAKRCAVGAFINSGQVCISLQRIYVHESIYDSFAKALVEETKSLQVGSPYDEQTFIGPMVNEAAVEKAKRWVQSAMNEGAKLLCGAKFKDLMFEPTIMADVTDAMQIVCEEVFAPIVSLIKVAHYEEAKEKMNASMYGLQYSIFCNDLSMAQRAIDELEAGGIVINDIPTLRFDLQPYGGIKQSGIGKEGPYFALLDDYTQIKSVVIC